From a region of the Mobula hypostoma chromosome 6, sMobHyp1.1, whole genome shotgun sequence genome:
- the cytip gene encoding cytohesin-interacting protein isoform X2, with translation MAMNSLSSSYDSCSENSNESYFGETDNRQLLVLGTLPRKYKQLVLTRSNSLADASDFKKTMIVINKQDNETFGFEIQTLGMNQKNANTMERYTFVCKVHDNSPSHCAGLKPGDMLININGIDTEGFCHREIVNLIKSSGNILSLMTVNKNSVKRGELEARLYFLKKTLQEKWVEYRSLMLQEQRLVHGFLRNNESTESSESILYGDTTLFGSTVRNKERFSSDSSCRSQLSLMTDDSEDGVFQPGMSDDLIIGSHYRRSSMDEDCVFHRDTEVFTPKSQLSRSRSISMTSSGSGQMSPSWDFHRSCGTMPRKGKRPSVRKRLMKFIPGLNRAVEEEESHF, from the exons ATGGCGATGAATTCCTTATCATCCAGCTACGACTCCTGTTCGGAGAACTCCAATGAGAGTTACTTCGGAGAAACAGATAACAGACAGCTTCTCGTTTTAGGAACTCTGCCGCGGAAGTACAAACAG CTTGTTTTGACTAGATCAAACTCTTTGGCTGATGCATCAGATTTTAAAAA AACCATGATTGTTATAAATAAGCAAGATAATGAAACTTTTGGATTTGAGATTCAG acaCTTGGGATGAACCAGAAGAATGCAAATACAATGGAGAGATACACTTTTGTCTGCAAGGTCCATGATAATAGTCCATCTCACTGCGCAGGGCTGAAGCCTG GCGATATGCTAATTAACATAAATGGTATAGACACTGAAGGATTTTGTCACCGAGAAATTGTCAACCTAATTAAATCGTCTGGCAATATATTAAG CCTTATGACTGTCAATAAAAATTCTGTTAAAAGAGGTGAACTTGAAGCAAGATTGTACTTTTTAAAG AAAACACTTCAAGAGAAATGGGTGGAGTACAGGTCACTTATGTTACAAGAACAACGCCTTGTTCATG GATTCTTAAGGAACAATGAGTCAACAGAATCTTCTGAGTCTATTCTGTATGGTGATACGACATTATTTGGGTCAACAGTACGAAACAAGGAAAGGTTTTCTAGTGACAGTAGCTGTCGGAGCCAGCTTAGCCTAATGACTGATGACAGCGAGGATGGAGTCTTCCAGCCTGGGATGTCTGATGACTTGATCATTGGGAGCCACTATAGGCGAAGCAGCATGGACGAAGattgtgtcttccacagagatACAGAAGTATTTACGCCCAAGAGCCAACTGAGCAGGAGTAGGAGCATAAGTATGACCAGCAGTGGGAGTGGTCAGATGTCTCCATCATGGGACTTCCACAGAAGCTGCGGGACAATGCCTCGAAAAGGCAAGAGACCAAGTGTCAGGAAGCGCCTCATGAAGTTCATTCCAGGTTTAAATAGGGCAGTGGAGGAAGAGGAGAGTCACTTTTAG
- the cytip gene encoding cytohesin-interacting protein isoform X1 produces the protein MAMNSLSSSYDSCSENSNESYFGETDNRQLLVLGTLPRKYKQLVLTRSNSLADASDFKNRTMIVINKQDNETFGFEIQTLGMNQKNANTMERYTFVCKVHDNSPSHCAGLKPGDMLININGIDTEGFCHREIVNLIKSSGNILSLMTVNKNSVKRGELEARLYFLKKTLQEKWVEYRSLMLQEQRLVHGFLRNNESTESSESILYGDTTLFGSTVRNKERFSSDSSCRSQLSLMTDDSEDGVFQPGMSDDLIIGSHYRRSSMDEDCVFHRDTEVFTPKSQLSRSRSISMTSSGSGQMSPSWDFHRSCGTMPRKGKRPSVRKRLMKFIPGLNRAVEEEESHF, from the exons ATGGCGATGAATTCCTTATCATCCAGCTACGACTCCTGTTCGGAGAACTCCAATGAGAGTTACTTCGGAGAAACAGATAACAGACAGCTTCTCGTTTTAGGAACTCTGCCGCGGAAGTACAAACAG CTTGTTTTGACTAGATCAAACTCTTTGGCTGATGCATCAGATTTTAAAAA TAGAACCATGATTGTTATAAATAAGCAAGATAATGAAACTTTTGGATTTGAGATTCAG acaCTTGGGATGAACCAGAAGAATGCAAATACAATGGAGAGATACACTTTTGTCTGCAAGGTCCATGATAATAGTCCATCTCACTGCGCAGGGCTGAAGCCTG GCGATATGCTAATTAACATAAATGGTATAGACACTGAAGGATTTTGTCACCGAGAAATTGTCAACCTAATTAAATCGTCTGGCAATATATTAAG CCTTATGACTGTCAATAAAAATTCTGTTAAAAGAGGTGAACTTGAAGCAAGATTGTACTTTTTAAAG AAAACACTTCAAGAGAAATGGGTGGAGTACAGGTCACTTATGTTACAAGAACAACGCCTTGTTCATG GATTCTTAAGGAACAATGAGTCAACAGAATCTTCTGAGTCTATTCTGTATGGTGATACGACATTATTTGGGTCAACAGTACGAAACAAGGAAAGGTTTTCTAGTGACAGTAGCTGTCGGAGCCAGCTTAGCCTAATGACTGATGACAGCGAGGATGGAGTCTTCCAGCCTGGGATGTCTGATGACTTGATCATTGGGAGCCACTATAGGCGAAGCAGCATGGACGAAGattgtgtcttccacagagatACAGAAGTATTTACGCCCAAGAGCCAACTGAGCAGGAGTAGGAGCATAAGTATGACCAGCAGTGGGAGTGGTCAGATGTCTCCATCATGGGACTTCCACAGAAGCTGCGGGACAATGCCTCGAAAAGGCAAGAGACCAAGTGTCAGGAAGCGCCTCATGAAGTTCATTCCAGGTTTAAATAGGGCAGTGGAGGAAGAGGAGAGTCACTTTTAG